The genomic region CCATGACGTCGACCACCGGTCGCTGCCGTGGCTGGTCGCGGCGACGCCGCCCGGTAAGCCGGTGCCGCTCGAGCTCGTGCGCGACCGCGCACCGCTCGCGATCACGATCTCGACCGAGAAGATGCCAGAATGAGCTGGTGACGACGAGGACGGGACTGGTCGTCGCGGCGCTCGCGGGGTATGCGGGCTTCGTGTCGGCGGGTTGCTACCAGCGCGTCGCCGCGACCGGCGACGCCGGCAACGGCAGCAGCGGCGGTAGCGGCGACGGCGGCGCGCCGCTCGACACCCCGCTGCTCATGGGCTCGTCGTGCTTCGGCGACCCGTCGCTGTTCACGACGTGCGCGAACGTGACGCCCGGCGTGCTCGAGATCGCGGGCACGCTCGACACCACGAACTGCAAGACCCCTGAGGTCGCCGGCGAGATCCTGCACAACACCGGCTCGAACACGGCAGCCGCGTGCGTGTTTGCCGCGGACAGCCTGACGCTCACCGGCGTCGTCGCCACCGGCAGCCTGCCGCTCGTGCTGTACGGCACGAGCCGGCTGGAGATCTCCGGCCTGTCGGCGTCGAGCGGCAGCAATCGCGTCGGGCCCGGCGCGGACACCGACCAGGTGGCGTGCCTCGACTCGACCATCGCCGGGAACGGCGGCGGCGCGGGCGGCAGCCACGCGACGCTCGGCGGCCCGGGCGGCCAGGGCGCGGGCAAGGGCGGATCGGCGCAGACGGTGACCGGCTCCGGGCTCGTGACCGGCTGCAACGGCCAACCGCCGGGCGTCGAGCTCACGCAGGGCGTGCTGCCGGGCGGCATCGTGTACGCGGTGAGCGGCGGGATGCTGACCGGCACCGGCGTCATCGACGCCAACGGTCAGGGTGGTCGCGGCGGCGCGACCTCCGCGGGTGCGTTCGGCGGCGGCGCCGGCGGCCTGGTCGCGCTGTCCGCGATGGACTACCAGCTCGGGTCGATGGAGATCTGCGCGATCGGCGGTGGCGGTGGCGGTGGCGGGACCGCGAGCGGACCGGGGAGCGCGGCGATCGATCCGCCGAACATGTCGGTGCCGACGGCGGCGCCCGGCGGCAACGGCGGCCCCGGCGGCGGCGGCGCGTCCGGCGGCCCGGGCGCGAGCTCCGACAATGCCGCCGGCGGGGGTGGCGGCCCCGGCAGCGGCACGAACGGCGGCGGTGGCGGCGGCGGCGGGCTCGGCCACATCCTCGTCCTCCACGGCTCCGCGAACCCCGAGATCTCGCAGCCGACCGCGGAGCACCCCACGAACTAGTCAGTTCGCGACGCCGTCGGCCTGCAGGTAGCGCGCGAGCACCGTCATCCGGCCGGCGGCCGGGAAGTCGACGATGACCTTGCGATCCTTGCCCGCGCCCGACACCGCGATCACGCGGCCGGTGCCGTGGATGGCGTGCAGGACCTGATCGCCGGTGCGGAACGGCTCGGTCGGCGGCGCGTCGTGGTCGAGGTGATAGACCGGGTCGTCGTCGCCATGAGGCGTGCGCTGGTCGAAGTCGTCGCGCGCCGCGCGCATGCGCCGCGACGCCGCCGCGGTCGGCGCGAAGTTGCCGTCGAGGATGCGCGGCCCTTTCGGCACGATCGCCGCCGGCCGCTGCGGCACGGCGAGGCAGCCCGGCGGCAGGTCCGCGAGGAACCGCGACGGCCCCTGCACGCGGATCTCGCCCCACACGCGCCGCGTGCGCGCGTGCGTGAGCACCAGCCGCTGGCGCGCGCGCGTCAGCGCCACGTACGCGAGCCGGCGCTCCTCCTCGAGCGCCGCGTCCTCGCTCTGGCCGTCGCGCTCGCGCAGCGACGGGAACAGCCCGTCCTCGAGCCCGGTGATGAACACGACCGGCCACTCGAGGCCCTTCGCGATGTGGATCGTCATCAGCACGACCTGATCGCGATCGGGGCTCTGGTCGCCCGCCGACGACAGCGCGATCCGCTCGAGGAACGCGTCGATCGTCGCCGGCGCGCCGCCCTCGGTCTCGTCGTCGAAGTCGGTCGCCGTCGTCACGAGCTCGGCGAGGTTGTCGAGCCGGTCGCGCGACTCGCTGTTGTCGTCGGCCTCGAGCTTCGTACGCAGCCCGCTGCGGTCGACGATCTGGATGATCGTCTCGGCCACCGACGCGCCCTGGGCCACCACGTCGTGCAGCCCCTCGACGAGCTCGACGAACCCCTGCAGCTTGCGCCGCGCCGGCGCGCCGAGCCCGGCGATCTCGCCGCGCGCGGCCGACTTCGCGGCCTCGTAGAGCCCCCACCCGCTCGCGCGCGCCGCCGCGCGCAGCCGGTCGGTCGTGGTGTCGCCGATGCCGCGCGCCGGCACGTTGACCACGCGCTCGAACGCGCTGTCGGCGTTCGGGTTCGCGAGCAGGCGCAGGTACGCGACGACGTCCTTCACCTCCTTGCGCTCGAAGAACGACACCGCGCCCAGCACCTTCGCCGGCACGCGCGCCGCGCGCAGGTGCTCCTCGAGCACGCGCGACTGCGCGTTGGTGCGATACAGGATCGCGAGGTCGCTCGGGCTGAGCGGCCCGTCGTCGAGCAGGCGGCGGATCTCGCGCGCGACGAAGTAGGCCTCGCCGCGCTCGTCGCCGGCCGCGTGGACCTCGATCAACTCGCCCGCGCCGGCGTCGGTCCACAGCGCCTTGGCGTGGCGGTCGCGGTTGTGCTGGATGATGCCGTTCGCGGCGTCGAGGATGGTCTGCGTCGACCGGTAGTTGTGCTCGAGCTTGACGACCGTCGCGTCCGGAAAGTCGCGGTCGAAGTCGAGCAGGTTGCGCGGCTCGGCGCCGCGCCACGCGTAGATCGACTGGTCGTCGTCGCCGACCACGGTCAGGTTGCGCGTGGCCTCGGCGAGCCGGCTCACGAGGTCGTACTGGACCTTGTTGGTGTCCTGGAACTCGTCGACCAGCACGTGGCGAAACCGCGTGCGCAGCTTGTCGGCGGACTCGGTGTCGAACAGGCCGAGCGTCTTGAGCAGCAGGTCGTTGAAGTCGACCGCGTTCTCCTTCGCGAGCTGCGCCTGGTACATCGGATAGATGCGCTCGATGACGTCGTCGAACGCGCCGGTCTTCACCGACCGCGGGTCGACGCCTCGGTTCTTCGCGCGATCGAAGCGCGACAGCACCGTGCGCGCGGAGATCTGCTCGTCGAGGCCGGTCTCCTTCAGCATCCGGTCGACCAGCTTCATCTGGTCGTCGTCGTCGAAGATCACGAAGCTGCGGGTCAGCCCGACCGCGTCGCCAAACTTTCGCAGGAGGCGCGCGCAGGTCGAGTGGAACGTCCCGACCCACATCGCGTCCGCGCGCGTCCCGAGCATCGACCGCAGCCGCTGGCGCATCTCGCCGGCCGCCTTGTTCGTGAACGTGACCGCGAGGATCTCCCACGGCTCCGCCCCGGTCTCCACGAGGTGCGCGATGCGCGACACCAGCACGCGCGTCTTGCCCGTGCCCGCACCTGCGAGCACGAGCAACGGGCCATCGCCGTGCTCGACGGCGGCCTGTTGCTCCGGGTTCAGAGCGGTTGCCACACCAGCGGCGTAGCACACCGCCCTGACATCGATCCGGCTCGGTCAGAACGTCAGGCGCACGCCGATCCGGGCGCTCGCGGGAGCGTAGCGGACGATCGTGTTGTGGAAGTTCGGGTTCCGGCTGATCGGCGTCGGCGTCTCGACCGGCTCGTTGCTCTGCGTGACGATCGTGCGCGTCCAGATCAGGTCCTGGTACGTGCCGCCCGAGATCGGGTTAGCCGCCTGCTGACCGCCGTTGATGCGGAACAGCGGAGCGTACGTGTCGTCGTCGTAGAACGTGCCCTGCGCGTTGTAGATGTTGAAGATGTCGAAGAACACTTCGAGGTTCATGTTCCGCGGCAGCGCCTTGCCGTAGCCGGCGTGGACGTCGAGGCCGTGGGTGAAGTCGGTCCGACCGAGCTCGCCCTGCGGCAGCAGGTACGACTCGTTCTCGCCGTACAGGTAGTGCGCGCCGAGCGCGTTCTCCGGGATACCCGACAGCGCGCGGAACCGGATGCCGAGGGTCAGCGAGCCCTTCTGCTTGAAGTCGAACGTGTAGTAACCGTCGATCTTGATG from Acidimicrobiia bacterium harbors:
- a CDS encoding UvrD-helicase domain-containing protein, whose amino-acid sequence is MATALNPEQQAAVEHGDGPLLVLAGAGTGKTRVLVSRIAHLVETGAEPWEILAVTFTNKAAGEMRQRLRSMLGTRADAMWVGTFHSTCARLLRKFGDAVGLTRSFVIFDDDDQMKLVDRMLKETGLDEQISARTVLSRFDRAKNRGVDPRSVKTGAFDDVIERIYPMYQAQLAKENAVDFNDLLLKTLGLFDTESADKLRTRFRHVLVDEFQDTNKVQYDLVSRLAEATRNLTVVGDDDQSIYAWRGAEPRNLLDFDRDFPDATVVKLEHNYRSTQTILDAANGIIQHNRDRHAKALWTDAGAGELIEVHAAGDERGEAYFVAREIRRLLDDGPLSPSDLAILYRTNAQSRVLEEHLRAARVPAKVLGAVSFFERKEVKDVVAYLRLLANPNADSAFERVVNVPARGIGDTTTDRLRAAARASGWGLYEAAKSAARGEIAGLGAPARRKLQGFVELVEGLHDVVAQGASVAETIIQIVDRSGLRTKLEADDNSESRDRLDNLAELVTTATDFDDETEGGAPATIDAFLERIALSSAGDQSPDRDQVVLMTIHIAKGLEWPVVFITGLEDGLFPSLRERDGQSEDAALEEERRLAYVALTRARQRLVLTHARTRRVWGEIRVQGPSRFLADLPPGCLAVPQRPAAIVPKGPRILDGNFAPTAAASRRMRAARDDFDQRTPHGDDDPVYHLDHDAPPTEPFRTGDQVLHAIHGTGRVIAVSGAGKDRKVIVDFPAAGRMTVLARYLQADGVAN